From one Burkholderia latens genomic stretch:
- a CDS encoding LysR family transcriptional regulator, with product MDYIDKLRIFRSVVEMRSFTRAADMHGLARPVVSRAVADLEARFGSRLLHRTTRQVSLTETAERIYERCAAVLDELDSLEAQAQSHTREPEGLLRLVAHTTAALNRLVPLIAGFKAAHPKVRLDVTLTERPVDLVGEGYDIGIVVPYMLTSETTVVRLIERIPVVIVATPAYLRTHPRPDTPAALAGHAFVPMSPSLRRPALSFRVDGDTLTVPLDFDISSNSPVFNREMVMHDFGIGVVPKTLVEAELASGALVQLLEGADLVDAFVEIKLAYANRALLPAKVKAFLDYTAAYSAREGGTVPAAA from the coding sequence ATGGACTACATCGACAAGTTGCGGATCTTCCGGTCGGTGGTCGAAATGCGCAGCTTCACGCGCGCGGCGGACATGCACGGCCTCGCGCGGCCCGTCGTGTCGCGGGCGGTTGCGGACCTGGAGGCGCGCTTCGGCAGCCGCCTGCTGCACCGGACCACGCGTCAGGTGTCGCTCACGGAAACCGCCGAGCGCATCTACGAGCGCTGCGCAGCGGTGCTCGACGAACTCGATTCGCTGGAAGCACAGGCGCAGTCGCACACGCGCGAGCCCGAAGGGCTGCTGCGTCTCGTCGCGCACACGACGGCCGCGCTGAACCGGCTCGTTCCGCTGATCGCCGGCTTCAAGGCCGCGCATCCGAAGGTGCGCCTCGACGTCACGCTGACCGAGCGCCCGGTCGATCTCGTCGGCGAAGGCTACGACATCGGCATCGTCGTGCCTTACATGCTGACGAGCGAGACGACCGTCGTGCGGCTGATCGAACGCATCCCGGTCGTGATCGTCGCGACGCCGGCGTATCTGCGCACGCATCCGCGCCCCGACACGCCGGCCGCGCTCGCCGGCCATGCGTTCGTGCCGATGTCGCCGTCGCTGCGGCGGCCCGCGCTGTCGTTCCGGGTCGACGGCGACACGCTCACCGTGCCGCTCGATTTCGACATCTCGTCAAACAGCCCCGTCTTCAACCGCGAAATGGTGATGCACGACTTCGGCATCGGCGTCGTGCCGAAGACGCTCGTCGAAGCCGAACTCGCGTCGGGCGCGCTCGTGCAGTTGCTCGAAGGCGCCGATCTCGTCGATGCATTCGTCGAGATCAAGCTCGCCTACGCGAACCGCGCGCTGCTGCCCGCGAAGGTCAAGGCGTTCCTCGACTACACGGCCGCCTACTCCGCCCGCGAAGGCGGGACCGTTCCGGCCGCCGCGTAA
- a CDS encoding HlyD family secretion protein yields METTSTAASREAATIERPATQRRRVPWMRIAVAAVVVAVAAAALDWLFVLRFQESTDDAYVGGDVTVLAPKVSGFVDRILVTDNQRVKAGDVLVQLDARDYDAKLAQASAEVDSARAAVTELEAKQQLQYAVIGQHAADKNASAAELARASSDRVRYRELVKSDAVSNQIVERADADYSKADAAVARSDAALLAAKRQLDVLGAQLADARARVNTALAAQRAAALNVEYTTIRSPVDGYVGNRTGRVGMLANVGVPLLTVVPAAGLWIDANFKEDQLRKMRAGDRVDVALDASGTRLHGRVDSLAPATGATFSVLPPENATGNFTKIVQRVPVRVHLDPQPGIEHVLRPGLSAVVTVHTDHAN; encoded by the coding sequence ATGGAAACGACCTCAACCGCTGCCTCACGCGAGGCAGCCACAATCGAGCGGCCTGCGACGCAACGGCGCCGCGTGCCATGGATGCGGATCGCGGTGGCGGCCGTCGTCGTCGCGGTCGCGGCGGCGGCGCTCGACTGGCTGTTCGTGCTGCGCTTCCAGGAAAGCACCGACGATGCGTATGTCGGCGGCGACGTGACCGTGCTCGCGCCGAAGGTCAGCGGCTTCGTCGACCGGATTCTCGTGACCGACAACCAGCGCGTGAAGGCCGGCGACGTGCTCGTGCAGCTCGATGCGCGCGACTACGATGCGAAACTGGCGCAGGCCAGCGCGGAAGTCGACAGCGCGCGCGCCGCGGTGACCGAACTCGAAGCGAAGCAGCAGTTGCAGTATGCGGTGATCGGCCAGCATGCGGCGGACAAGAACGCGTCGGCGGCCGAACTCGCGCGTGCGTCGTCCGACCGCGTGCGCTACCGGGAGCTCGTCAAGTCCGACGCCGTATCGAACCAGATCGTCGAACGTGCGGACGCCGACTATTCGAAAGCGGATGCGGCGGTCGCGCGCAGCGACGCCGCGCTGCTCGCGGCGAAGCGCCAGCTCGACGTGCTCGGCGCGCAGCTTGCCGATGCGCGGGCGCGCGTAAACACGGCGCTCGCCGCGCAACGCGCCGCGGCGTTGAACGTCGAGTACACGACGATCCGCTCGCCGGTCGACGGCTATGTCGGCAACCGCACCGGCCGCGTCGGGATGCTCGCGAACGTCGGCGTGCCGCTGCTGACGGTCGTGCCGGCTGCGGGCCTGTGGATCGATGCGAACTTCAAGGAAGACCAGCTGCGCAAGATGCGCGCGGGCGATCGCGTCGACGTCGCGCTCGACGCATCGGGCACGCGCCTGCACGGCCGCGTCGACAGCCTCGCGCCCGCGACCGGCGCCACCTTCAGCGTGCTGCCGCCCGAGAACGCGACCGGCAACTTCACGAAGATCGTGCAGCGCGTGCCGGTGCGCGTGCATCTCGATCCGCAGCCGGGGATCGAGCACGTGCTGCGCCCCGGTCTGTCCGCGGTCGTGACCGTGCATACCGACCACGCGAACTGA
- a CDS encoding efflux transporter outer membrane subunit: MKKLLVALAVSAFAAGCAVQPAQHPALPDSVQSLAPAAWDTDVPRADIDAAAWWARFDDPVLDRLIATVLDGNLDLQAAAERVKQAQALTVQKRAVLLPELDATAHAADARQNTPPPLGYVRQAGAGLALSWSPDVFGGERLDLLAAQAGLVGEKHAEDAMRLALAADAASAYVDLRWAQQELKILQDNAAIRRHALELTRKRQAFGLSTELDVTRAQNQLDALEARIPPTQAQIAHQLNLIAVYSGRTPESVDRLVLAQGGAIPAPPAGSPRTLPSQALLRRPDVLAAYAQVERRAAQVGVAKAERYPKFSLNLTDGILAASYLGLPTLTDNLFSAALSATSPIFNAGRITADIAQSESRMRESELGLRQTMLQALREVEDARANLVSSDEATRRLGDALAASDKALGLANQLYKGGATDFLDVLSAQEVYLRDSDALNQVRREHALAAVALYRSLGGGWSRNDTAGGSETEAVAVAGAGGAH, translated from the coding sequence ATGAAAAAGCTACTCGTCGCGCTGGCCGTCAGCGCATTCGCCGCCGGGTGCGCGGTGCAGCCCGCACAGCATCCGGCACTGCCCGATTCCGTCCAATCGCTCGCGCCCGCCGCGTGGGACACCGACGTGCCGCGCGCGGACATCGACGCCGCCGCGTGGTGGGCGCGGTTCGACGATCCGGTGCTCGACCGGCTGATCGCGACCGTGCTCGACGGCAATCTCGATCTGCAGGCTGCCGCCGAACGCGTGAAGCAGGCACAGGCGCTGACCGTACAGAAGCGCGCGGTGCTGCTGCCCGAACTCGACGCGACCGCGCATGCGGCCGACGCGCGCCAGAACACGCCGCCGCCGCTCGGCTATGTGCGACAGGCCGGTGCGGGGCTGGCACTGAGCTGGTCGCCGGACGTGTTCGGTGGCGAACGGCTCGACCTGCTGGCCGCGCAGGCGGGGCTGGTCGGGGAAAAGCATGCGGAAGACGCGATGCGGCTCGCACTTGCGGCCGATGCGGCGTCCGCGTATGTGGACCTGCGCTGGGCGCAGCAGGAACTCAAGATCCTGCAGGACAACGCGGCGATCCGCCGGCATGCGCTCGAGCTGACGCGCAAGCGGCAGGCGTTCGGGCTGTCGACGGAGCTCGACGTCACGCGCGCACAGAACCAGCTCGACGCGCTCGAAGCGCGGATTCCGCCGACGCAGGCGCAGATCGCGCATCAGCTGAACCTGATCGCCGTGTATTCGGGCCGCACGCCCGAATCGGTCGACCGGCTCGTGCTCGCGCAGGGTGGTGCGATTCCGGCACCGCCGGCCGGCTCGCCGCGTACGTTGCCGTCACAGGCGCTGCTGCGCCGGCCGGACGTGCTCGCCGCGTATGCGCAAGTCGAGCGGCGGGCGGCGCAGGTCGGCGTCGCGAAGGCAGAGCGGTATCCGAAGTTCTCGCTGAATCTGACGGACGGGATTCTGGCCGCGTCGTACCTCGGTTTGCCGACGCTGACCGACAACCTGTTCAGCGCGGCGCTGAGCGCGACGAGTCCGATCTTCAATGCGGGGCGCATCACGGCCGACATCGCACAGAGCGAGAGCCGGATGCGCGAGTCGGAACTCGGCTTGCGGCAGACGATGCTGCAGGCACTGCGGGAAGTCGAGGATGCGCGTGCGAACCTCGTCAGCAGCGACGAGGCCACGCGGCGGCTCGGCGATGCGCTCGCGGCGTCGGACAAGGCGCTCGGGCTCGCGAACCAGTTGTACAAGGGCGGCGCGACGGATTTCCTTGACGTACTGTCCGCGCAGGAGGTGTACCTGCGCGATTCGGACGCGCTCAATCAGGTCAGGCGCGAGCATGCGCTGGCGGCGGTCGCGCTGTATCGGTCGCTTGGCGGCGGGTGGAGCCGCAACGACACGGCGGGCGGGAGCGAGACGGAGGCCGTGGCGGTCGCGGGCGCCGGCGGAGCACACTGA
- a CDS encoding DHA2 family efflux MFS transporter permease subunit yields the protein MTTAFSGDPASQPTKQRVFAFALMCVGFFMATLDIQIVASSLRDIGGGLSASQDELSWVQTAYLIAEIIVIPMSGWLSKVMSTRWLFVASAVGFTITSMLCGLAWDINSMILFRGLQGALGAAMIPTVFTTAFVLFPGKQRLIASTTIGALASLAPAIGPVIGGWITDQWSWHWLFYLNLLPGIVVAVLVPRYVHIDEPDPSLVKRGDYLGIALMSGFLGCLEYVLEEGPRKNWFSDDVIVFCAWISAICGVLFVVHALTADDPIVDLRALVVRNFGIGSLLSFVTGIGIFVTVFLTPLFLAQVRAFSSLQIGIALLSVGAFQLIALCAYAFAARHFSMRALLVFGLICFGLGCYLYTPITHDWGWRELLLPQALRGIGQQFSVPPIVTMALGSLPQSRLKSASGLFNLMRNLGGAIGIAVSATMLNDRVNFHYLRLNEHVSAGEPQVASLLDRQAAYWGAVAGNTLDTAQAGLANLHRLIYREALTLTFADAYYALSLCFVVALVAVAFSRPINLNAPPPDAH from the coding sequence ATGACCACCGCGTTTTCCGGCGACCCCGCGTCGCAACCGACGAAGCAGCGCGTGTTCGCGTTCGCGCTGATGTGCGTCGGCTTCTTCATGGCGACGCTGGACATCCAGATCGTCGCGTCATCGTTGCGCGACATCGGCGGCGGGCTGTCTGCGAGCCAGGACGAGCTGTCGTGGGTGCAGACGGCTTACCTGATCGCCGAGATCATCGTGATTCCGATGTCGGGCTGGTTGTCGAAGGTGATGTCGACGCGCTGGCTGTTCGTCGCGTCGGCCGTCGGCTTCACGATCACGAGCATGCTGTGCGGGCTCGCGTGGGACATCAACTCGATGATCCTGTTCCGCGGGCTGCAGGGCGCGCTCGGCGCGGCGATGATCCCGACCGTGTTCACGACTGCGTTCGTGCTGTTCCCGGGCAAGCAGCGGCTGATCGCGTCGACGACGATCGGCGCGCTCGCGTCGCTCGCACCGGCGATCGGGCCGGTGATCGGCGGCTGGATCACCGATCAATGGTCATGGCACTGGCTGTTCTACCTGAACCTGCTGCCGGGCATCGTCGTGGCCGTGCTCGTGCCGCGCTACGTGCACATCGACGAGCCGGACCCGAGCCTCGTCAAGCGCGGCGACTATCTCGGCATCGCGCTGATGTCCGGCTTTCTCGGCTGCCTCGAATACGTGCTGGAGGAAGGCCCGCGCAAGAACTGGTTCAGCGACGACGTGATCGTCTTTTGCGCGTGGATATCCGCGATCTGCGGCGTCCTGTTCGTCGTGCACGCATTGACCGCCGACGATCCGATCGTCGACCTGCGCGCGCTGGTCGTGCGCAACTTCGGGATCGGCAGCCTGCTTTCGTTCGTGACGGGCATCGGGATTTTCGTGACGGTGTTCCTCACACCGCTCTTTCTTGCGCAGGTGCGCGCATTCAGCTCGCTGCAGATCGGCATCGCGCTGCTGTCGGTGGGCGCGTTTCAGCTGATCGCGCTGTGCGCGTATGCGTTCGCCGCGCGCCACTTCAGCATGCGCGCGCTGCTCGTGTTCGGGCTGATCTGCTTCGGACTCGGCTGTTATCTTTACACGCCGATCACGCACGACTGGGGCTGGCGCGAACTGCTGCTGCCGCAGGCGCTGCGCGGCATCGGCCAGCAGTTCAGCGTGCCGCCGATCGTGACGATGGCGCTCGGCTCGCTGCCGCAGTCGCGGCTGAAATCGGCGAGCGGCCTGTTCAACCTGATGCGCAACCTCGGCGGCGCGATCGGCATCGCAGTGAGCGCGACGATGCTCAACGACCGCGTGAACTTCCACTATCTGCGCCTGAACGAGCACGTGAGCGCCGGGGAGCCGCAGGTCGCGTCGCTGCTCGATCGCCAGGCCGCGTACTGGGGCGCCGTCGCCGGCAATACGCTCGACACCGCGCAGGCCGGCCTCGCGAACCTGCACCGCCTGATCTATCGCGAAGCGCTGACACTGACCTTCGCCGATGCGTACTACGCGCTGTCGCTGTGCTTCGTCGTCGCGCTCGTCGCCGTCGCGTTTTCACGCCCGATCAACCTCAACGCGCCGCCGCCGGACGCACACTGA
- a CDS encoding TIGR02594 family protein: MAVALAELGIRRFPPGSINPRIVEYNNQTNLAGYDDKISWCSSFVNWCMTHAGIRGTGSALARSWLAWGRPLEQPVYGCIAILTRDDPASWKGHVGFYLRHDDRHVHLFGGNQLEEVRELAYPLHEVIGYRWPDAG; the protein is encoded by the coding sequence ATGGCCGTCGCGCTGGCCGAACTGGGCATCCGCCGTTTCCCGCCCGGCAGCATCAATCCGCGCATCGTCGAATACAACAACCAAACGAACCTCGCCGGGTACGACGACAAGATTTCGTGGTGCTCGTCGTTCGTCAACTGGTGCATGACGCACGCGGGCATTCGCGGCACCGGTTCCGCGCTCGCGCGCTCGTGGCTCGCTTGGGGCCGCCCGCTGGAACAGCCGGTGTACGGCTGCATCGCGATCCTGACGCGCGACGATCCGGCGAGCTGGAAGGGCCACGTCGGCTTCTACCTGCGTCACGACGACCGGCACGTGCACCTGTTCGGCGGCAATCAGCTCGAAGAAGTGCGCGAGCTCGCGTATCCGCTGCACGAAGTGATCGGCTACCGGTGGCCCGATGCGGGCTGA
- a CDS encoding MarR family winged helix-turn-helix transcriptional regulator has translation MHNTTLTDDDCFAVRQAARRISQFYERYLSQAGVTPSQYSILALLRERPGLTMATLSAVLVIERTALLRALKPLIGAALVTGRIEARCRRQTFALTAHGEAKIADAHVHWLAAQQAFEQRFGPARAARLRDELFRITHNLPERD, from the coding sequence ATGCACAACACTACGCTGACCGATGACGATTGCTTCGCGGTGCGCCAAGCCGCGCGACGGATTTCGCAGTTCTACGAGCGCTATCTGTCGCAGGCGGGCGTCACGCCGTCGCAGTACAGCATCCTCGCGCTGCTGCGCGAGCGCCCGGGCCTGACGATGGCGACGCTGTCGGCGGTGCTGGTGATCGAACGCACCGCGCTGCTGCGCGCGCTCAAGCCGCTGATCGGCGCGGCGCTCGTGACCGGCCGGATCGAGGCGCGCTGCCGCCGCCAGACGTTCGCGCTGACCGCGCACGGCGAAGCGAAGATCGCCGACGCGCATGTGCACTGGCTCGCCGCGCAGCAAGCGTTCGAGCAGCGGTTCGGGCCGGCCCGCGCGGCCCGCCTCAGAGACGAATTGTTCCGGATCACGCACAACCTGCCGGAACGCGATTGA